The proteins below are encoded in one region of Methylophilales bacterium:
- a CDS encoding YdiU family protein, translating to MNYLNTWQLENSYADLPKQFYTRINPISVNKPNLVIFNKALSKELGIDLPDNKELLAQIFSGNKLPKKAKPISQAYAGHQFGHFSILGDGRAHLIGEQISANGKRFDIQFKGSGPTPYSRNGDGRAALAPMLREYIISEAMYALNIPTTRSLSVVSTGESIMRSSLTEGAILTRIASSHIRVGTFEYANKMLDRSALKQLADYAIKRHFPELISKENPYLSFLKTVITQQAKLIASWMHIGFIHGVMNTDNMAISGETIDYGPCAFMDIFSMNKVFSSIDQNGRYEYGSQAHIAHWNLTKLAESLLSLLHENSDEAMKLAEVTINQYVNDFNNAWISGMRSKLGLFNEEEGDYVLAQNLFSWMENIKADFTGTFRDLSYENLADKDIYNSPDFKKWYDLWQARLSRNSKPIKSALSMMRKYNPVIIPYNHLVEEALVAAEEGDMNPFFKLLSALEKPFEFSQSNEIFLNSPVDPNPYYQTFCGT from the coding sequence ATGAATTATTTAAATACATGGCAATTAGAGAATAGCTATGCAGATTTACCTAAACAGTTCTATACTCGTATAAATCCAATCTCAGTCAATAAACCTAACCTTGTTATTTTTAATAAAGCATTATCAAAAGAACTTGGTATCGATTTACCTGATAATAAAGAACTTCTCGCACAAATTTTTTCAGGGAATAAATTGCCTAAAAAAGCTAAACCTATTTCTCAAGCTTATGCAGGTCATCAGTTTGGTCATTTCTCAATTCTTGGTGACGGTCGCGCACACCTGATTGGTGAGCAAATCTCTGCGAATGGTAAGCGTTTTGATATACAGTTTAAGGGCTCTGGGCCAACACCTTATTCAAGAAATGGTGATGGAAGGGCAGCATTGGCCCCAATGTTAAGAGAATATATTATTAGCGAGGCAATGTATGCCCTCAATATCCCTACAACCAGAAGCTTATCTGTTGTGTCCACTGGTGAATCTATTATGCGGTCATCTTTAACTGAGGGTGCAATTTTGACAAGAATTGCGTCTAGCCATATCAGGGTGGGTACTTTTGAGTATGCAAATAAAATGCTTGATCGCAGTGCCTTAAAGCAATTAGCTGATTATGCAATAAAACGCCACTTCCCAGAACTTATTAGCAAGGAAAACCCCTACTTAAGTTTTCTTAAAACTGTTATAACTCAGCAAGCTAAACTTATTGCGTCATGGATGCATATTGGCTTTATTCATGGCGTCATGAATACAGATAATATGGCTATTAGCGGAGAGACGATTGATTACGGTCCATGCGCCTTCATGGATATTTTTTCTATGAACAAAGTATTCAGTTCAATTGATCAAAATGGACGATATGAATATGGAAGCCAGGCTCATATTGCGCATTGGAATTTGACAAAGCTTGCTGAAAGTCTTTTGTCACTTTTACATGAAAATTCGGATGAAGCAATGAAGTTAGCAGAGGTTACTATAAACCAATATGTCAATGATTTTAATAATGCTTGGATTTCTGGTATGCGATCTAAACTCGGGTTATTTAACGAAGAAGAGGGTGATTATGTATTAGCCCAGAATCTATTTAGCTGGATGGAAAATATTAAAGCGGATTTTACAGGTACCTTTAGGGATCTTTCATATGAAAATCTTGCTGATAAAGATATTTATAATTCACCTGACTTTAAAAAATGGTATGACCTATGGCAGGCAAGATTATCAAGAAACTCAAAACCAATAAAATCTGCATTAAGTATGATGCGTAAATATAATCCTGTAATTATTCCCTACAATCATTTAGTAGAGGAAGCATTAGTTGCGGCAGAAGAGGGGGATATGAACCCCTTTTTTAAACTTCTTTCAGCACTAGAAAAGCCTTTTGAATTTTCACAATCAAATGAAATTTTTCTAAATTCACCTGTGGACCCAAATCCCTACTATCAGACATTCTGTGGAACATAA
- a CDS encoding DUF6134 family protein, giving the protein MKKLLCAIFLVISNFAYAEVWEFDAVLKDKVIGQHTFIYEDEKTVSDANFKFEYLFMDFIYQHKSSETWQGNCLKTISSKTDDDGDMYDVSGYMEANQFMVTTNNKTSELPLCVMTFAYGNPKILDQKKLMNAQNGEYLDVDIQFLREESHMVKGKDILTDLWQIEAKRDDGDLLVHLWYDKNMNWVSLKSQTPIGDMQYKLK; this is encoded by the coding sequence ATGAAAAAATTGTTATGCGCCATCTTTTTAGTTATTTCAAATTTTGCTTATGCCGAAGTGTGGGAATTTGATGCCGTTCTCAAAGATAAAGTGATTGGGCAACATACCTTCATTTACGAAGATGAAAAGACAGTAAGTGATGCAAACTTTAAATTTGAATACCTTTTTATGGATTTTATCTATCAACATAAATCTTCTGAAACTTGGCAAGGTAATTGTTTAAAGACAATATCAAGCAAGACAGATGATGATGGTGATATGTATGATGTCAGTGGTTACATGGAAGCTAATCAATTCATGGTCACAACTAATAATAAAACCTCAGAGCTTCCTTTATGTGTCATGACTTTTGCCTATGGTAACCCTAAAATTCTTGATCAAAAAAAACTCATGAATGCACAAAATGGTGAATATTTGGATGTCGATATTCAATTCCTAAGGGAAGAGAGTCATATGGTAAAGGGTAAAGATATTCTTACAGACTTGTGGCAGATAGAAGCAAAGAGAGACGATGGAGATTTGCTTGTTCACTTATGGTACGATAAAAACATGAACTGGGTTAGCCTTAAAAGTCAGACACCCATTGGTGATATGCAATATAAACTAAAATGA
- a CDS encoding peptide MFS transporter translates to MIKKGNPHSLSTLFFTEMWERFSYYGMRALLVLYLVNSLNYSESDALHIYAVYTGLVYLTPLIGGYLADRFLGVQKSIFIGGLTMMIGHFLMGFPDYLYLAIGMLIIGNGYFKPNISSLLGRLYKSNDLRRDSGFSIFYVGINLGAFLAPLIVGYVGETINWHYGFAIAGFGMFAGLIQFYYGQNKIINEDTTHQSKKLKLADWGLISIISIINIPLILLILEVNEVLNNFFFEILLTVIVIIFSYLFTRKKQLFSAKEDLKKIIYIGVLSVFVIFFWVGFEQAGGSLTLFANNSVDRNFLGFIIPASFFQSINPLIIILIGPMIASFWLRVDRSKNNINTPQKMGLGLLLLAGGFFLIMLVNNASDTSISLWWLVGVYFLHTLGELCLSPIGLSMVSKVSPKKIASLMMGFWFLSSAVANFMAGKLPGILESNNLDLFTFLTVTSVIAGLLLLLISKFLEKLVK, encoded by the coding sequence ATGATAAAAAAAGGAAATCCACACAGCTTAAGCACCTTATTTTTCACCGAAATGTGGGAACGCTTTAGTTATTATGGAATGCGGGCGCTCCTTGTACTCTATTTAGTTAACTCACTGAACTATAGCGAATCTGATGCACTGCATATCTATGCTGTCTATACTGGCTTGGTTTACCTCACCCCCCTTATTGGTGGCTATCTTGCTGATAGGTTTCTTGGCGTCCAAAAATCAATATTTATTGGTGGCTTGACCATGATGATTGGTCATTTCCTGATGGGATTTCCTGACTATCTTTATCTAGCAATTGGAATGCTCATTATCGGAAATGGTTACTTCAAGCCCAATATTAGCTCTTTATTAGGGCGGCTATACAAATCAAATGATTTAAGACGTGATAGTGGGTTTAGTATTTTTTATGTAGGTATCAATCTAGGAGCATTTTTAGCCCCCCTTATTGTAGGTTATGTCGGGGAAACCATTAATTGGCATTATGGTTTCGCAATCGCAGGTTTTGGTATGTTCGCTGGCCTCATTCAATTCTATTATGGCCAGAATAAGATAATCAACGAGGATACAACGCATCAATCTAAAAAATTAAAGTTAGCAGATTGGGGTTTAATCTCAATCATTTCCATAATTAATATCCCACTTATCTTACTCATCCTCGAAGTAAATGAAGTGTTAAATAACTTCTTCTTTGAAATTCTTTTGACTGTCATTGTTATAATTTTTTCGTACCTCTTTACAAGAAAAAAACAGCTTTTTTCGGCAAAAGAAGATCTAAAAAAGATTATTTATATTGGCGTACTTTCAGTATTTGTTATATTTTTTTGGGTCGGGTTTGAGCAAGCAGGTGGATCGTTAACGCTCTTTGCAAACAATTCCGTTGATAGAAACTTCCTTGGATTTATTATCCCAGCTTCTTTTTTTCAATCTATCAATCCTCTAATTATTATTCTAATTGGTCCCATGATTGCAAGCTTTTGGTTAAGGGTCGATAGAAGTAAAAATAATATCAATACCCCTCAAAAAATGGGGTTAGGTTTACTCTTGCTCGCAGGTGGTTTTTTTCTTATTATGCTTGTTAACAATGCCAGTGATACATCTATTAGCCTATGGTGGCTTGTTGGGGTCTACTTTTTGCACACCTTAGGCGAGCTTTGCCTCTCCCCTATTGGTTTATCGATGGTATCCAAGGTATCCCCTAAAAAAATTGCATCCCTCATGATGGGTTTTTGGTTTTTATCATCAGCAGTTGCGAACTTTATGGCAGGCAAATTACCAGGAATTTTAGAATCTAATAATTTGGATTTATTCACATTTTTAACGGTCACATCTGTAATTGCTGGATTATTACTACTTTTAATATCTAAATTTTTGGAAAAATTAGTTAAATGA
- a CDS encoding TonB-dependent receptor, whose amino-acid sequence MRLRYLLFALPIIGTSAYADGVGHVQLQQVPVTANPLKLSNDEMVKPIQIYNGEELSRLRDSSLGATLNGTPGVSNSAFGDAIGRPVIRGMSNNRVQILNNGLQINDVSAMSGDHSVAIDTLAAEQIEIVRGPAAVIYGGGATGGVINIIDNRIHSEYYEGLMGAYDLGTGGANNEQAGSFLIDYGINDVMIHVDGYDRSSKNLKIPGLSVSKYLNEAEPEEYPRDKYGDDTLVNSYVESQGGSVGISKINDQGYTGLSYSNHQMEYGIPLEDGAYIDMDVDKYDFKMERKDIATNIDNFKFAFAFSDYYHKEVEPEGEIGTDYIDKQFDGKVEFAHSFFNTPGVIGIDAGQGRFSKDAGKPLIANNQNKDIAIYFLEDFEFIDHTISFGFRQGYTKYDANSFTSDNGATEPGGEESETTFDASEEDFNLTNASIGSVFNLNPNWSLSVNVSHVERAPAMNELYIYGEHHATETIEQGDRNLKKEKSNGIDTIISWQDGKTKLSFSPFYTRFDDYIAEINTGTVQYHEHEGEEEALDVYQYQSVPADFYGYEFEGSREITTNYTADVWGDYVRGKNRDGGNLPLMPAMRIGTGHNYQWNRFNTGVEVMHVFEQDKLAENEYKTDDYTDISAYVSYALPVEANIILSVKGTNLLDSTQRESTSIIKDKTPLGARAVIFGMTGTF is encoded by the coding sequence GTGCGTTTAAGATATTTATTATTCGCTCTACCAATAATTGGTACGAGTGCTTATGCAGATGGGGTTGGACATGTCCAATTACAACAAGTCCCTGTAACTGCTAACCCATTAAAGTTATCGAATGATGAAATGGTAAAACCCATTCAAATTTATAATGGTGAAGAATTAAGTAGACTAAGGGACTCGTCTCTTGGTGCTACGTTAAATGGTACTCCAGGGGTATCTAATTCTGCCTTTGGCGATGCTATCGGTAGGCCTGTCATAAGGGGTATGAGCAATAATCGTGTTCAAATCTTAAATAATGGCCTTCAAATTAATGATGTCTCAGCTATGTCTGGTGATCATAGTGTTGCGATTGATACATTAGCAGCCGAGCAAATTGAAATCGTAAGAGGTCCTGCAGCTGTTATATATGGTGGTGGCGCTACGGGTGGTGTGATTAATATTATTGATAACAGAATTCATAGTGAATACTACGAAGGCCTAATGGGTGCCTATGACTTAGGTACGGGTGGGGCAAATAATGAGCAGGCGGGTTCGTTTTTAATTGACTACGGTATCAATGACGTAATGATTCATGTGGATGGTTATGATCGTTCCAGTAAAAACTTGAAAATTCCAGGTCTGTCAGTGTCTAAGTATTTAAATGAAGCCGAGCCAGAAGAGTACCCAAGAGATAAATATGGTGATGACACATTAGTTAATTCTTATGTTGAAAGCCAAGGGGGATCTGTTGGTATTTCTAAAATTAACGATCAAGGCTATACAGGTTTATCTTACTCAAACCACCAAATGGAATACGGGATTCCGCTCGAGGACGGTGCTTACATCGATATGGATGTAGATAAGTATGACTTTAAAATGGAAAGAAAAGATATTGCAACTAATATTGATAATTTTAAGTTTGCGTTTGCCTTTTCTGACTACTATCACAAAGAAGTAGAGCCTGAAGGTGAAATCGGGACAGATTATATTGATAAACAATTTGATGGGAAAGTTGAATTTGCCCACTCATTTTTTAACACACCCGGTGTCATTGGAATCGATGCAGGGCAGGGCAGGTTTTCTAAGGATGCGGGTAAACCTTTGATTGCAAATAATCAGAATAAAGACATCGCTATTTATTTCTTAGAAGATTTTGAGTTTATTGATCACACTATTAGCTTTGGATTTAGGCAAGGCTATACGAAATATGATGCTAATAGTTTCACGAGTGATAATGGAGCAACAGAACCAGGCGGTGAGGAAAGTGAAACAACCTTTGATGCATCAGAAGAGGACTTTAATCTTACCAATGCATCCATAGGATCTGTTTTTAATTTAAATCCAAATTGGTCATTATCGGTTAATGTGAGTCACGTAGAGAGGGCACCTGCGATGAATGAGCTCTATATCTATGGTGAGCATCATGCAACAGAGACCATCGAACAAGGTGACAGGAATTTAAAGAAAGAGAAATCTAATGGAATTGATACAATCATTTCATGGCAGGATGGAAAAACTAAGTTGTCCTTTAGTCCGTTTTATACCCGCTTTGACGACTATATTGCTGAAATCAATACCGGCACTGTTCAATACCATGAACACGAAGGTGAAGAAGAGGCATTAGATGTCTATCAATATCAAAGTGTCCCAGCAGACTTTTATGGGTATGAATTTGAGGGAAGCAGAGAAATAACCACAAATTACACTGCAGATGTTTGGGGTGACTATGTTCGAGGCAAAAATAGGGATGGAGGTAATTTACCATTAATGCCTGCGATGAGAATTGGAACAGGTCATAACTACCAATGGAACAGGTTCAATACAGGAGTAGAAGTCATGCACGTTTTTGAGCAAGATAAGCTTGCTGAAAATGAATATAAGACGGATGATTACACTGATATATCTGCTTATGTAAGTTATGCGCTTCCTGTAGAAGCTAATATTATTCTCTCTGTAAAGGGGACTAATTTACTTGACTCAACACAAAGAGAGAGCACATCAATCATAAAAGATAAAACACCATTAGGTGCTCGTGCTGTGATATTTGGGATGACCGGTACCTTTTAG
- a CDS encoding DUF1826 domain-containing protein, translated as MKPLITATEVPVISNQFWRGNDVNHVDVLADIYQENTNIVVWKRSLTDKLLEASNIVLSTNPDLEISLVVSPQDTVSVLQGRLNSSKMIMILIEDIHRLVNMFCDLFDLKRVGLRLTSLKHAMCPRFHVDNVPCRLITTYQGIATEWLSHNDADRSKLGIGNKGKPDSQSGIYQDESDVQQLSQGDVALLKGEAWLGNEGKGLIHRSPQLYDQASRLILTIDFIDD; from the coding sequence ATGAAACCATTAATCACGGCAACTGAGGTTCCAGTAATATCCAATCAGTTCTGGAGAGGTAATGATGTAAATCATGTTGATGTCCTCGCAGATATTTATCAAGAAAATACAAACATTGTTGTTTGGAAACGGAGCCTAACTGATAAGTTGCTTGAGGCTTCAAATATTGTTCTTTCAACAAACCCTGATTTGGAAATATCTCTTGTTGTTTCTCCTCAAGATACTGTTTCTGTCTTACAGGGAAGATTAAATTCATCAAAGATGATAATGATCTTAATTGAAGATATTCATAGGCTTGTAAATATGTTTTGTGATCTTTTTGATCTTAAACGCGTAGGCTTGAGATTGACCTCACTAAAACATGCGATGTGTCCAAGGTTCCATGTCGATAATGTTCCATGTCGACTGATTACAACCTACCAGGGTATCGCAACAGAATGGTTATCACATAATGATGCCGATCGAAGCAAACTTGGTATTGGCAATAAGGGTAAGCCAGATTCACAGTCTGGAATTTATCAAGATGAATCTGATGTTCAACAATTAAGCCAAGGAGATGTCGCCTTGTTAAAGGGTGAAGCGTGGCTTGGGAATGAGGGTAAAGGACTTATTCATCGCTCACCTCAATTGTATGATCAAGCATCTCGATTAATTCTAACAATTGACTTTATTGATGATTAA
- a CDS encoding muconolactone Delta-isomerase family protein, giving the protein MLFHLDFRVEYSAEMSQNDLFDIWSEEATAAVGAKKAGVVVDLWKAVGDRRVIAIVNVESMEMLDQILLDLPIMKRMGQHVKVDVTALRTYEGFAADVNERLTK; this is encoded by the coding sequence ATGTTATTTCATTTAGATTTTCGTGTTGAATATTCAGCCGAAATGTCACAAAACGATCTCTTTGACATATGGTCTGAAGAAGCAACTGCCGCCGTTGGTGCAAAAAAGGCTGGGGTTGTGGTTGACCTATGGAAGGCCGTTGGAGATCGCCGGGTAATTGCTATAGTAAATGTTGAAAGTATGGAAATGCTTGATCAGATTTTACTTGATCTACCCATAATGAAACGCATGGGTCAGCATGTAAAGGTAGACGTTACCGCCTTAAGAACTTATGAGGGTTTTGCCGCGGATGTGAACGAGCGCCTAACTAAATAA